A genome region from Halorussus pelagicus includes the following:
- a CDS encoding amidohydrolase family protein, with product MPKLDVVADHPDDNPIIDTHCHQPTEEFLHDAGGLMMEDAANKFGTSIETDTYDSLIEEYHEVGIGRTVLLGWDAETNTGNPPVPNDYVAEVRDEYDDFFVGFASVDPLKDDCVQEAERAVKDLDLSGFKFQQIAQGFDPSDPEHEELFATIEDLGVPVVFHGGNSTLGAGAPGGRGLKIKHGNPMLIDDVAAEHPDLQILIAHPAFPWEKEQLAICQQKGNVYMDLSGWMPRYIDDQVLHYAKSLLKDKVMFGTDYPMIEPAPWLEQFDELDFPEEVQRKILWENAEQFLGL from the coding sequence ATGCCCAAACTTGACGTAGTGGCCGACCACCCCGACGACAACCCCATCATCGACACGCACTGCCACCAACCGACCGAGGAGTTCCTGCACGACGCTGGCGGCCTGATGATGGAGGACGCCGCGAACAAGTTCGGCACCTCCATCGAGACCGACACCTACGACTCGCTCATCGAGGAGTACCACGAGGTCGGCATCGGGCGGACCGTCCTGTTGGGGTGGGACGCCGAGACCAACACCGGCAACCCGCCGGTGCCCAACGACTACGTCGCGGAGGTGCGCGACGAATACGACGACTTCTTCGTCGGGTTCGCCAGCGTAGACCCGCTGAAAGACGACTGCGTGCAGGAGGCCGAGCGCGCGGTGAAGGACCTCGACCTCTCGGGGTTCAAGTTCCAACAGATAGCGCAGGGCTTCGACCCGAGCGACCCCGAACACGAGGAGCTGTTCGCCACCATCGAAGACCTCGGTGTCCCCGTCGTGTTCCACGGCGGCAACTCCACGCTCGGCGCTGGCGCTCCCGGCGGCCGCGGCCTGAAGATAAAACACGGGAACCCGATGTTGATAGACGACGTGGCCGCCGAGCATCCCGACCTGCAAATCCTCATCGCTCATCCCGCGTTCCCGTGGGAGAAAGAGCAGTTGGCCATCTGCCAGCAGAAGGGCAACGTCTACATGGACCTCTCGGGGTGGATGCCACGGTACATCGACGACCAAGTGCTACACTACGCGAAGAGCCTCCTGAAGGACAAGGTGATGTTCGGGACGGACTACCCGATGATAGAACCAGCGCCGTGGCTAGAGCAGTTCGACGAACTCGACTTCCCTGAGGAAGTCCAACGCAAGATTCTCTGGGAGAACGCCGAGCAGTTCCTCGGCCTGTAG
- a CDS encoding CPBP family intramembrane glutamic endopeptidase: protein MSHSSARRGDPPDAAALEDRSLFAVGTAVAAMPVALVAFAVVGGLTGTGPSEFDLPTAFLLYGLANAVVLGGAYAVLSSAERRAAFPFRRPTGRELLVVAAAFVLGLGVYEATTAVTSAFGYEMGGLAYSLSDPATLAVVLAGPVLLGPWAEEMLYRGLLLGGLLARGWSPLAAAAGMILVFGAIHVPFFGVAGGVFVTVWSVFPTALRLRQGDLTGASLLHAANNAFSYLVVVALGT, encoded by the coding sequence ATGAGCCACTCGTCTGCACGGCGCGGCGACCCTCCCGACGCGGCGGCACTTGAAGATCGGTCGTTGTTCGCGGTCGGGACTGCCGTCGCGGCGATGCCCGTCGCGCTCGTCGCGTTCGCTGTCGTCGGCGGACTCACCGGCACCGGACCGAGCGAGTTCGACCTGCCGACCGCGTTCCTGCTCTACGGTCTCGCCAACGCGGTCGTCCTCGGCGGCGCGTACGCGGTCCTCTCGTCTGCCGAGCGCCGAGCGGCGTTCCCGTTCCGGCGACCGACCGGTCGGGAATTGCTTGTCGTCGCCGCGGCGTTCGTTCTCGGTCTCGGCGTCTACGAGGCGACAACGGCCGTCACGTCGGCGTTCGGCTACGAGATGGGCGGTCTCGCGTACTCGCTGTCGGACCCCGCGACCCTCGCAGTCGTCCTCGCCGGTCCGGTCCTGCTCGGGCCGTGGGCCGAGGAGATGCTGTACCGCGGTCTCCTGCTCGGCGGGCTGCTCGCTCGCGGGTGGTCACCGCTCGCGGCCGCCGCGGGGATGATTCTGGTCTTCGGCGCGATTCACGTTCCCTTTTTCGGCGTGGCGGGCGGTGTCTTCGTTACGGTCTGGAGCGTCTTCCCGACCGCGCTCCGACTCCGGCAGGGCGACCTCACCGGCGCGAGTCTGTTGCACGCCGCCAACAACGCCTTCTCGTATTTGGTCGTCGTCGCGCTCGGGACGTAG
- a CDS encoding MaoC/PaaZ C-terminal domain-containing protein, with protein sequence MPYSYTPHHFGDFEEGQTFESVGRTVTEYDFVMHSAFAGDWTELHTNKEYAEDENFGERVAHGPMTFVLATGFVYRTGILERTVLAFLGMNYMDIPNPVHMDDTISLDMEVVETKDISSRDDAGLVVIDTTMTNQEDTVVFEGDMKFLIKKEAEGE encoded by the coding sequence ATGCCTTACAGCTACACGCCCCACCACTTCGGGGACTTCGAGGAGGGCCAGACCTTCGAGAGCGTCGGCCGGACAGTCACCGAGTACGACTTCGTGATGCACTCGGCGTTCGCGGGCGACTGGACGGAACTGCACACCAACAAGGAGTACGCCGAAGACGAAAACTTCGGCGAGCGCGTGGCCCACGGCCCGATGACGTTCGTGCTGGCGACCGGGTTCGTCTACCGGACCGGAATCTTGGAGCGGACCGTCCTCGCGTTCCTCGGGATGAACTACATGGATATCCCGAATCCGGTCCACATGGACGACACCATCAGCCTCGACATGGAGGTCGTCGAGACCAAGGACATTTCGAGTCGGGACGACGCCGGGTTGGTCGTCATCGACACGACGATGACGAACCAAGAGGACACCGTGGTCTTCGAGGGCGACATGAAGTTCCTGATCAAGAAAGAAGCGGAAGGCGAGTAG
- a CDS encoding HAD-IIB family hydrolase, whose product MVPPLVLDIDGTMTRPDDSVDPRFFDVLPQWDAPVVIATGKSFPYPVSLCHFMHIEQNVIAENGGVVLSGEQVTTNGDGEAARRVAEEYVAAGHDIGWGQTDLTNRWRETEIAVARDQPLGPLEELAAEHGLEVVDTGFAYHVKSPRIEKGLGLKSLAPLLDRTPEEFAAVGDSENDVSTFGVAGESYAVANADAKAQRAADVVLEESYSEGTLSVLEDLRERA is encoded by the coding sequence ATGGTTCCGCCGCTCGTCCTCGATATCGACGGCACGATGACCCGCCCCGACGACTCCGTAGACCCGCGATTCTTCGACGTGCTTCCCCAGTGGGACGCGCCGGTCGTCATCGCCACCGGGAAGTCGTTCCCCTATCCGGTCTCGCTCTGTCACTTCATGCACATCGAACAGAACGTCATCGCCGAGAACGGCGGCGTCGTCCTCTCGGGCGAGCAAGTGACGACGAACGGCGACGGCGAGGCCGCGCGTCGCGTCGCCGAGGAGTACGTCGCGGCGGGACACGACATCGGGTGGGGTCAGACCGACCTCACGAACCGCTGGCGCGAGACCGAAATCGCGGTCGCTCGGGACCAACCGCTCGGCCCGCTCGAAGAACTCGCGGCCGAACACGGACTGGAGGTCGTAGACACCGGATTCGCCTACCACGTCAAATCGCCCCGCATCGAGAAGGGACTCGGCCTGAAGTCGCTCGCGCCGCTCCTCGACCGCACTCCCGAGGAGTTCGCCGCCGTCGGCGACTCGGAGAACGACGTGTCAACGTTCGGCGTCGCTGGCGAGTCCTACGCGGTCGCCAACGCCGACGCCAAGGCCCAACGCGCCGCCGACGTGGTGCTAGAGGAGTCGTACTCCGAGGGCACGCTCTCGGTGCTGGAAGACCTCCGCGAGCGTGCGTGA
- the glpK gene encoding glycerol kinase GlpK — translation MSGNTYVGAIDQGTTGTRFMVFDHDGTVVTDAYETHEQIYPEPGWVEHDPLEIWDNTKLVVRRALDDAGLSADQLAAIGVTNQRETTLLWDRDTGKPVHNAIVWQDRRTTDRVERLETEDKVEDIRSKTGLEADAYFSATKAEWLLDNADPIKTQRARPADLKERAADGEILFGTIDSWLVYNLTGNHVTDVTNASRTMLFDIHEMAWDDDLLDEFGVPAACLPEVRPSSDEDYYGTTDPEGFLNAEVPVAGALGDQQAALFGQTCFDAGDAKNTYGTGSFFLMNTGNEAVDSDHGLLTTVGFQRSGEPVQYALEGSIFVTGAAIEWLEDMTLIEDAAETETLARSVDSTDGVYVVPAFTGLGAPHWDQRARGTIVGMTRGTRREHVVRATLESIAYQTRDVAEAMVADSGIEMESLKVDGGAVKNNFLCQLQADIIGSEIARPEVDETTALGSAYAAGLAVGYWDGPEELRDNWRVDREFEPEMNREAADEMYDRWADAVERSTDWARDGGET, via the coding sequence ATGTCAGGAAACACCTACGTCGGAGCCATCGACCAAGGGACCACGGGAACCCGATTCATGGTCTTCGACCACGACGGAACGGTCGTAACGGACGCCTACGAAACGCACGAACAGATTTACCCGGAACCCGGTTGGGTCGAACACGACCCGCTCGAAATCTGGGACAACACCAAACTGGTCGTCCGCCGGGCGCTCGACGACGCCGGTCTCTCAGCCGACCAACTCGCCGCCATCGGCGTCACAAACCAGCGCGAGACGACCCTGCTCTGGGACCGCGACACCGGCAAACCGGTCCACAACGCCATCGTCTGGCAGGACCGACGAACGACCGACCGTGTCGAGCGGTTGGAGACCGAAGACAAGGTCGAGGATATCCGGTCCAAGACCGGTCTGGAAGCCGACGCCTACTTCTCGGCGACCAAGGCCGAGTGGTTGCTGGACAACGCCGACCCCATCAAGACCCAGCGCGCCCGCCCCGCGGACCTGAAAGAGCGGGCCGCCGACGGGGAAATCCTCTTCGGGACCATCGACTCGTGGCTCGTCTACAACCTGACCGGGAACCACGTCACCGACGTGACCAACGCCTCCCGGACGATGCTGTTCGACATCCACGAGATGGCGTGGGACGACGACCTCCTCGACGAGTTCGGCGTTCCGGCGGCCTGCCTCCCCGAGGTTCGACCCTCCAGCGACGAGGACTACTACGGCACGACCGACCCCGAGGGGTTCCTCAACGCCGAGGTTCCGGTCGCGGGCGCGCTGGGCGACCAGCAGGCCGCGCTCTTCGGCCAGACCTGCTTCGACGCGGGCGACGCGAAGAATACCTACGGAACGGGGAGCTTCTTCCTGATGAACACGGGCAACGAGGCGGTGGACAGCGACCACGGTCTGCTGACGACGGTCGGGTTCCAGCGCTCGGGCGAACCCGTCCAGTACGCCCTCGAAGGGTCCATCTTCGTCACCGGCGCGGCTATCGAGTGGCTCGAAGACATGACGCTCATCGAGGACGCCGCCGAAACCGAGACGCTGGCCCGGAGCGTCGATTCGACCGACGGCGTCTACGTCGTCCCGGCGTTCACGGGTCTCGGGGCACCCCACTGGGACCAGCGCGCTCGGGGGACCATCGTCGGGATGACCCGCGGCACGCGCCGCGAACACGTCGTGCGCGCGACGCTCGAATCCATCGCCTACCAGACCCGTGACGTGGCCGAGGCGATGGTCGCCGACAGCGGCATCGAGATGGAGAGCCTGAAAGTTGACGGCGGCGCGGTCAAGAACAACTTCCTCTGTCAGCTACAGGCCGACATTATCGGCTCCGAAATCGCCCGCCCCGAAGTGGACGAGACGACCGCGCTCGGGTCCGCCTACGCGGCGGGTCTCGCGGTCGGCTACTGGGACGGTCCCGAAGAACTCCGGGACAACTGGCGGGTTGACCGCGAGTTCGAACCGGAGATGAACCGCGAGGCGGCCGACGAGATGTACGACCGGTGGGCCGACGCTGTCGAGCGTTCGACCGACTGGGCGCGCGACGGCGGTGAGACCTGA